Proteins from one Muntiacus reevesi chromosome X, mMunRee1.1, whole genome shotgun sequence genomic window:
- the KCNE5 gene encoding potassium voltage-gated channel subfamily E regulatory beta subunit 5, with protein sequence MNCSESQRLRTLLSRLLLELHHRGNASGLGAVPGPSMGMGVVPDPFVGREVTSAKGDDAYLYILLIMVFYACLAGGLILAYTRSRKLVEAKDEPSQACAQHEWLPGGAPVTADAETVAGSPAEGRRQLAPGGLPAPALARGTEGV encoded by the coding sequence ATGAACTGCAGCGAGAGTCAGCGGCTGCGGACCCTGCTGAGCCGCCTGCTGCTGGAGCTGCATCACCGGGGCAACGCCAGTGGCTTGGGCGCTGTCCCCGGCCCGAGCATGGGCATGGGGGTCGTGCCCGACCCCTTCGTGGGCCGCGAGGTAACCAGCGCCAAGGGCGACGACGCCTATCTCTACATCCTGCTCATCATGGTCTTCTACGCCTGCCTGGCCGGCGGCCTCATCTTAGCCTACACCCGCTCCCGCAAGCTCGTCGAGGCCAAGGACGAGCCGTCCCAGGCCTGCGCCCAGCACGAGTGGCTGCCGGGAGGGGCCCCGGTCACCGCCGACGCCGAGACAGTGGCCGGCTCGCCCGCCGAGGGCCGCCGCCAGCTCGCCCCCGGCGGGCTGCCCGCTCCGGCCCTGGCCCGGGGCACCGAGGGGGTCTAG